The nucleotide window ATAAACATAACCGTTGCTTGAAGTCTGTATTAACATGTGGGTTGGGGAAACTAGCCTCTCTCTTATAATGTCCAAGGTTTTTGTGTCCTGGGATAAGAATAAAGGACCCCAGGGAATAATTAGCTTAGCTTAATTTATATTCCTCAGTCAGAGCTCTGGTCTTCTATCCCAGTTCATATTTGTATTGGTATAATTTGTAAATACATTTCATGTGTGTGCTGTAGTATTTTAATAAAAGCTGGAGCTCAGAAATAGTGTTCCTACAAGTTGCCATCAAGAATCATGTGTCTTGTCTGTTTGCTGAGGTCTTGGTTGGAATCATACAAATGTCATGCTAAACAACCATTTTCATTGAAATGTATTACCAGTGGAACAAGCTATTTAGTATACTCTGTAACAGCCAGGACATACAACCACAATGTATCCTGGGTTGCTGGTGAGTTTGCAACCAAGTGAAGCAGAGTTGGCAATGCAGGTTAGGCACATACGGGCAATGGCATGGGGGTGCCACAATACCAATGCATCATATGTACATTGACTGTTACTATCAAAGTTACTATTTATTGTGTGAGCATGATAAAACATCACAATACAAGATATTTTATTCCAATGTTAATCCATAGATGCATTATAAAATCACCTCACCTGTGTGAGTTATTTGATGACTGATAAGCTCTGATTTActagcaaaacatttcccacaattactacataagaaaggcttctctcctgtgtgagttctctgacaaCGAACAAGCTGCGCTttagtgacaaaacattttccacattcagaacacgagaacggtttctctcctgtgtgagttcgctGATGATGAACAAGCGACGCATTTGTGCtgaaacattttttacattcagaacacgagaacgctttctctcctgtgtgagttcgctGATGATGAACAAGCGATGCATTTGTGCTGAAAATTTTtttacattcagaacatgagtagggtttctctcctgtatgagttctctgatgactcaCAAGATCTGCTTTTGTGATAAAatcttttccacattcagaacaggagaacggtttctctcctgtgtgggtTCTCTGATGACGAACAAGATGCGCTTtggtgacaaaacatttttcacattcagaacatgagaatgctttctctcctgtgtgagttctctgatgactgacaagatttgaatgtcgcccaaaacatttcccacattcagaacaggagaacggtttctctcctgtgtgggtTCTCTGATGACAAACAAGCTGCTTTTtggtgacaaaacattttccacattcagcacatgagaacggtttctgtCCTGTGTGAGTTTTCTGATGACAGACAAGATGTGAATGTTGgcgaaaacattttccacattcagaacatgagaacggtttctctcctgtgtgagtcctCTGATGTCTAACAAGTGTTAAATGTCGCCCAAAACAATTTCCACATAtggaacatgagaatggtttctctcctgtgtgaattctctgatgactgacaagagtTGAATGTTgccgaaaacattttccacattcagaacatgagaacggtttctcccctgtgtgagttctctgatgactgacaagctcTGCAttagtgacaaaacatttttcacattcagaacatgagaacggtttctctccggtgtgagttctctgatgactgacaagctgCGCTTtggtgacaaaacattttccacattcagaacacgagaacggtttctctcctgtgtgagttcgctGATGACGGACAAGCGCTGCATTTGTGCtgaaacattttttacattcagaacatgagaacggtttctctccggtgtgagttctctgatgactgacaagctgCGCTTtggtgacaaaacattttccacattcagaacacgagaacggtttctctcctgtgtgagttctctgatgactgacaagctgCGCTTtggtgacaaaacattttccacattcagaacacgagaacggtttctctcctgtgtgagttctctgatgactgacaagctcTGAATttttgacaaaacattttccacattcagaacatgagaatggtttctcccctgtgtgagttctctgatgacagacAAGCTGCGTTTTGgtgaaaaaacattttccacattcagaacagaagaacggtttctctcctgtgtgggtTCTCTGATGACGAACAAGATGCGTTTtggtgacaaaacatttttcacattcagaacatgagcacggtttttctcctgtgtgggTTCTC belongs to Pelobates fuscus isolate aPelFus1 chromosome 7, aPelFus1.pri, whole genome shotgun sequence and includes:
- the LOC134568451 gene encoding oocyte zinc finger protein XlCOF7.1-like, translated to MKKYFNNRTKESNSEKSSIFSDSYMFSKEIVNINPKPFSCSECGKCFGRHSTLVIHQSTHTGEKPFSCSECEKCFVTKTHLVRHQRTHTGEKPCSCSECEKCFVTKTHLVRHQRTHTGEKPFFCSECGKCFFTKTQLVCHQRTHTGEKPFSCSECGKCFVKNSELVSHQRTHTGEKPFSCSECGKCFVTKAQLVSHQRTHTGEKPFSCSECGKCFVTKAQLVSHQRTHTGEKPFSCSECKKCFSTNAALVRHQRTHTGEKPFSCSECGKCFVTKAQLVSHQRTHTGEKPFSCSECEKCFVTNAELVSHQRTHTGEKPFSCSECGKCFRQHSTLVSHQRIHTGEKPFSCSICGNCFGRHLTLVRHQRTHTGEKPFSCSECGKCFRQHSHLVCHQKTHTGQKPFSCAECGKCFVTKKQLVCHQRTHTGEKPFSCSECGKCFGRHSNLVSHQRTHTGEKAFSCSECEKCFVTKAHLVRHQRTHTGEKPFSCSECGKDFITKADLVSHQRTHTGEKPYSCSECKKIFSTNASLVHHQRTHTGEKAFSCSECKKCFSTNASLVHHQRTHTGEKPFSCSECGKCFVTKAQLVRCQRTHTGEKPFLCSNCGKCFASKSELISHQITHTGEVIL